A genomic stretch from Saccharomyces paradoxus chromosome XVI, complete sequence includes:
- a CDS encoding uncharacterized protein (similar to YPL247C) codes for MDPFYNGNKRSSISFGSSQRQPYGKNNYLSGTNGPSSAVQDQGRGPSPFGVSGNTTNGGNSKRNSGCDLSATYYTSRSPMYSPLDFSPPVFSPNHSQLQQARGYAANIPVVSNLMNPSMASVCDYQSHYPLYGLDWSADDYVCLGSYKEDSRNKLQVLHSNDLLSWESVVDADVVYPVSKIQWVPSQLHPRKLATCSDSLRIWNVNPEERQFQEQINLSLCKYNRQHPTNPAAADDMKVIGTFPPITSFDWNTVDANLIISSSIDTTCIVWDLQSSHYVKTQLIAHDSEVFDVRFLTKSTQLFASCGGDGSVRVFDLRSLAHSTIIYEPPASPVSGVTAGTTTPSSKGSDALLRLEPSPYDPNVLATFAADSNKIIILDMRNPESPILSLQGHGSSLNGIKWHPTKRNVLLSCGDDCQVLYWDLNSSFMEINGAGSKSLSVHTSSLEEPDGDTVMADGGAGPGLHEDPLNLNNNNKQVCKTLETPNMMYANKTQEINNIAWRPQRGDWFGCVSGKKFQNVRVF; via the coding sequence ATGGATCCCTTTTACAATGGTAATAAAAGAAGTTCAATATCGTTTGGTTCATCGCAGCGGCAGCCGTATGGAAAGAACAACTACTTGAGTGGTACTAATGGACCTTCCTCGGCAGTACAAGATCAGGGCAGAGGCCCATCTCCCTTTGGAGTGTCTGGCAACACTACCAATGGCGGTAACAGCAAAAGGAATAGTGGCTGTGATCTAAGTGCTACGTACTATACAAGTCGGTCGCCGATGTACTCACCGTTGGATTTCTCGCCGCCAGTTTTTTCGCCAAATCATTCACAGTTGCAGCAGGCGAGGGGCTATGCCGCAAACATCCCAGTTGTAAGCAATCTGATGAACCCATCCATGGCCTCCGTGTGCGACTATCAATCACATTACCCACTTTATGGGCTCGACTGGAGCGCAGACGACTATGTCTGCCTGGGTTCGTACAAAGAAGACAGCAGGAATAAACTGCAGGTTCTGCATTCTAATGACCTGTTGAGCTGGGAAAGCGTGGTGGATGCAGACGTGGTTTATCCCGTGAGTAAAATTCAATGGGTCCCCTCTCAATTGCATCCAAGAAAGCTCGCGACGTGCTCTGATTCCCTACGGATTTGGAATGTTAACCCTGAGGAGAGACAGTTCCAAGAACAAATAAATCTATCGCTGTGTAAATACAATAGACAACACCCCACCAATCCAGCGGCCGCAGATGACATGAAGGTTATAGGCACTTTCCCCCCAATAACGTCATTTGACTGGAACACGGTCGACGCCAACTTAATAATCTCGAGTTCCATCGACACCACTTGCATCGTATGGGATCTGCAAAGCAGCCACTACGTTAAGACCCAGCTGATCGCTCACGACAGTGAAGTTTTTGATGTAAGGTTTTTGACAAAATCTACACAATTGTTTGCTAGTTGTGGTGGGGACGGTAGTGTACGAGTATTCGATTTGAGATCCCTTGCACACAGTACAATTATCTACGAGCCGCCGGCTTCCCCAGTGTCTGGAGTCACTGCGGGTACTACAACACCGTCGTCGAAAGGCTCAGACGCCTTGTTGAGACTGGAGCCGTCACCGTATGATCCAAATGTGTTGGCCACGTTTGCAGCTGACTCCAATAAAATTATAATTTTGGATATGAGGAACCCGGAATCACCTATACTAAGCTTACAGGGCCATGGTTCCTCATTAAACGGAATCAAATGGCATCCTACAAAGCGCAATGTCTTGCTCTCGTGTGGGGACGATTGCCAGGTACTCTATTGGGACTTGAACAGCTCCTTCATGGAAATTAACGGTGCTGGTAGCAAATCCCTCAGTGTTCATACCTCTTCCTTGGAGGAGCCTGATGGCGACACAGTCATGGCTGACGGCGGCGCAGGACCCGGTCTACACGAGGATCCCCTAAATttaaacaataacaacaagCAGGTGTGCAAGACATTAGAGACTCCTAACATGATGTATGCCAATAAAACACAGGAGATAAATAACATTGCATGGAGGCCCCAGAGAGGTGATTGGTTTGGGTGTGTGAGCGGCAAGAAGTTTCAAAACGTCCGCGTCTTCTGA
- the RBD2 gene encoding putative rhomboid protease RBD2 (Possible rhomboid protease~similar to YPL246C), which produces MNWKSYVFPGGHPPAALTTGLVVFLTAIYLLSFVFSLREDLSLAPESLFKLQMSRLSLYPLIHLSLPHLLFNVLAIWAPLNLFEETHGTVYTGVFLNLSALFAGILYCLLGKLLYPEVSVAGASGWCFTLFAYYSFKESQIRPRTRIFRTDYSIPTVYTPIMILVAIAVVIPGSSFWGHFFGLCVGYAIGYKESWFHKITPPGWIITKIENLLDSLIRLIPWGIRYYRDGDIDRTKDYEPLMVTETPLPLHNDNSGTVLGTA; this is translated from the coding sequence ATGAATTGGAAGTCGTATGTTTTTCCTGGTGGTCACCCACCGGCTGCGTTGACCACAGGCCTAGTGGTGTTTCTGACCGCTATTTATCTGTTAAGTTTCGTCTTCTCCCTGAGGGAGGACCTGTCCTTGGCGCCAGAGTCATTGTTCAAGCTGCAAATGAGCAGACTATCGCTTTATCCGTTGATTCACTTATCATTGCCCCATTTGTTGTTCAACGTCCTAGCCATCTGGGCACCCTTAAatctctttgaagaaacgCATGGGACTGTGTACACAGGCGTGTTCTTGAACCTGAGTGCACTGTTTGCCGGAATTCTGTACTGTTTGTTGGGGAAACTGCTATATCCGGAAGTGTCAGTTGCGGGCGCCAGTGGATGGTGTTTCACCCTGTTCGCATACTACAGTTTTAAAGAATCGCAGATCCGTCCTAGAACAAGGATCTTTCGCACAGACTACTCGATTCCAACCGTGTACACACCTATAATGATATTAGTTGCAATTGCTGTCGTTATACCTGGTTCCAGTTTTTGGGGTCACTTCTTCGGCCTGTGCGTCGGTTACGCCATAGGTTACAAAGAATCGTGGTTCCACAAGATCACTCCGCCAGGGTGGATCATTACCAAGATCGAAAACCTCCTGGACAGCCTGATTCGATTGATACCTTGGGGAATTAGATATTACAGAGATGGGGACATCGACAGAACTAAGGATTACGAACCGCTGATGGTCACAGAAACGCCATTGCCTCTCCACAACGACAATTCCGGTACTGTCCTTGGAACTGCGTAG
- a CDS encoding uncharacterized protein (similar to YPL245W) produces the protein MHGPTPKAISRNVRSVKRPRRAPRPVVSTQAMNKLSNVTLSAEQDKLRERILSFMRSNLSQYKSDWKHPAMFVIQGNAGTGKSVILNSLFNEIQKLSQFSPSSEDILHGTHNYLVVNHPEMLKLYIRISDSFKYISKSSLERPTSLINNLQKRKVMADVVIVDEAHLLATSKDAFKRFYGENHLKDLMSLCKVLVLVYDDKQALRMGSYWDEDSKNGATLKDFYNEIPPKFRDWYILKQQFRVAAPQNVLNWIDQISVVGKIPSIESVLPRSNADGVDDKSKDFDFKIWDDCGAMYEAIKEKDRQYGQCRMLSTYDFPYRLDGKDYYVECGDNFKVRWDRYTPREVTPWSERSDTIDEVGSVYTIQGFDLNYAGVILGRSIGYDAANDCIKLKPELYDDRAGFTKKKNIHNADGVKQKIIMNSINVLLTRGVRGLYVYAYDPELRERLLRPSEK, from the coding sequence ATGCATGGACCTACTCCAAAAGCCATTTCTCGCAATGTGAGAAGCGTGAAGAGACCAAGAAGAGCACCTAGGCCCGTGGTCTCCACGCAGGCCATGAACAAGTTGTCTAACGTAACACTCTCTGCTGAACAAGATAAGTTGAGGGAACGTATTTTGTCGTTCATGCGTTCTAACTTATCTCAGTATAAGTCTGACTGGAAGCATCCCGCCATGTTTGTGATCCAAGGGAACGCAGGTACGGGCAAGTCTGTGATCCTAAACTCCTTGTTCAATGAAATTCAGAAACTATCCCAGTTCTCACCTTCTTCTGAAGATATCTTACACGGGACACATAATTACCTGGTAGTCAACCATCCCGAGATGTTGAAGTTATATATCCGGATTAGCGACAGTTTCAAGTATATTTCTAAATCATCACTAGAACGGCCCACTTCGCTGATCAACAATCTACAGAAGAGGAAGGTTATGGCCGATGTAGTCATTGTAGATGAAGCACATTTGTTGGCTACTTCTAAGGATGCTTTCAAGAGATTTTATGGCGAAAACCACCTGAAAGACTTGATGTCCCTCTGTAAAGTGCTTGTCCTAGTTTACGATGATAAGCAAGCCTTGAGAATGGGGTCCTATTGGGACGAAGATTCTAAGAATGGCGCCACTTTAAAGGACTTCTACAACGAGATTCCACCAAAATTCAGGGACTGGTACATTTTAAAACAGCAGTTTAGGGTTGCTGCTCCACAGAACGTGTTGAATTGGATTGACCAAATCAGTGTCGTAGGTAAGATTCCGTCAATTGAATCAGTGCTACCCAGGAGTAATGCTGATGGGGTTGACGATAAAAGCAAGgattttgatttcaaaatttgggaTGATTGTGGCGCCATGTATGAGgccatcaaagaaaaagaccGTCAATACGGCCAATGTAGAATGCTATCTACTTACGATTTTCCCTACCGCTTGGACGGGAAGGACTATTACGTTGAATGTGGTGACAACTTCAAAGTCCGTTGGGATCGCTATACGCCACGTGAAGTGACGCCTTGGAGTGAGCGTAGTGACACCATTGATGAGGTAGGTAGTGTGTACACTATCCAGGGGTTCGATCTAAATTATGCTGGTGTGATTTTGGGCCGCTCCATTGGGTATGATGCAGCTAATGACTGCATCAAACTCAAACCGGAATTGTATGACGATAGGGCCGGTTTcaccaaaaagaaaaacatcCACAATGCAGATGGCGTTAAGCAAAAGATTATTATGAACAGTATCAATGTTCTTTTAACTCGTGGTGTACGTGGTCTGTACGTTTACGCGTATGATCCTGAATTAAGAGAGAGATTGCTTCGTCCATCAGAAAAATAG
- the HUT1 gene encoding UDP-galactose transporter HUT1 (Protein with a role in UDP-galactose transport to the Golgi lumen~similar to YPL244C), which yields MAGSTSSLVICAIGIYATFLTWALVQEPLATRTWPNSMGKFQFPNVIALIQASVAMVMGYLYLNWKKVEYPPKKMIQDHWKQLVLISFTQSSSGPLATTSLKYVDYLTYMLAKSCKMIPVLLVHLLLYRTPIPSQKKVVAVLVSLGVTIFTIGGNDGKKLKRSLNDNRSGNKLQGFGMLFSSLFLDGLTNATQDKLLKVNKAKEKGKQTLITGAHLMFTLNLFVVLWNILYFIVIDCKQWENAVSVLKMDPQVWGYLMLYSVCGAMGQCFIFYTLEQFGSLVLIMITVTRKMVSMILSIIVFGKSVRFQQWVGIFVVFGGITWEALNKKKANIPKVKSV from the coding sequence ATGGCGGGAAGTACTTCCAGTTTGGTGATCTGTGCGATTGGGATCTATGCTACGTTTTTAACCTGGGCATTAGTACAGGAGCCTTTGGCCACAAGAACTTGGCCAAACTCCATGGGAAAGTTCCAATTCCCTAATGTAATAGCCCTCATACAGGCTTCTGTGGCAATGGTGATGGGATACCTGTATTTAAACTGGAAAAAGGTGGAATATCCgccaaagaaaatgatcCAGGATCATTGGAAACAATTGGTGTTGATTTCATTTACACAGAGTAGTTCAGGTCCGCTGGCTACAACTTCTTTGAAGTACGTGGATTATCTTACTTATATGTTAGCCAAGTCATGCAAGATGATTCCCGTGTTATTAGTGCATTTGCTTTTGTATAGAACGCCCATACCAAGCCAGAAAAAAGTTGTAGCCGTCTTGGTAAGCCTCGGTGTCACTATTTTCACTATAGGTGGCAACGATggtaaaaaattgaagagatCCCTTAATGACAACAGAAGCGGCAACAAATTACAAGGGTTTGGAATGCTTTTCTCCAGTTTATTCCTTGATGGATTAACGAATGCCACTCAGGATAAGTTACTCAAGGTCAACAAGGCCAAAGAGAAGGGAAAGCAAACTTTGATAACAGGTGCGCACCTGATGTTCACGCTGAACCTCTTTGTGGTATTGTGGAACATTTTGTATTTTATTGTGATTGACTGCAAACAATGGGAAAATGCCGTTTCAGTATTGAAGATGGACCCACAAGTGTGGGGCTATCTGATGCTTTATTCGGTTTGTGGCGCCATGGGACaatgttttattttctatacTTTGGAACAATTTGGCTCTTTAGTCTTGATCATGATAACAGTAACCAGGAAAATGGTCTCGATGATTTTGAGTATTATAGTCTTCGGTAAGAGTGTGCGTTTCCAACAATGGGTGGGGATATTCGTGGTATTTGGTGGAATCACCTGGGAAGCGCtcaacaagaagaaggctAATATACCCAAGGTAAAATCAGTGTAG
- the SRP68 gene encoding signal recognition particle subunit SRP68 (Core component of the signal recognition particle (SRP) complex~similar to YPL243W): MVAYSPIIATYGNRAEQFLETDSDFAKYHAKLNKKLQHLRSRCHLVTKDTKKYSSKNKYGEINSEDYDHKTKLIGVLILLHAERDLALAETLKLRARQRGKLKKSEGKVLSTRLKKACKTADKLVNVTQNEHQWITRVQYLSFAKLTHAEYLINGKRFKRKDSAKISNNLALVFAALEHLKNLNLLSEEVVDNIVNKYQYSLKQYAGNLITTPEINNFIVERVQSDENKDDELVKLLLDNGFNMKKITTSTEDQKATTNINWRSFNAKIMDAEVAQFLEQGLSIHPTQIPQYTQKLSKLEKALDRHEFYIANHDDQDDIDEMVENSSENNQIILAYIKYNILLTSISRERDLFAHLWNQWLKLNTSIPSKLTKYKEMDRIVKNLAKYLSDIMELPGVYSDDELLSQLDLCKLYFQLFLNTGCLSVLYQSKGRYMEALALYVDAYQRLEDKLSEIGTLDEVLLPATLLSLNSIRSLQKRIENGGNSVITLAEYEKGNHGDNPGKYDLTVIEKLDSKKVVPTDIQLKNLFPLKPKMLPVPSKPTLFDLAFNYITYDKQETPEPHLKDSVTETESASLTPISNEQMKGEPRKKRGFLGLFGR; encoded by the coding sequence ATGGTTGCCTATTCTCCAATCATTGCCACCTATGGTAATCGTGCGGAACAGTTTTTAGAAACAGATTCTGATTTCGCCAAATATCATGCcaaattgaataaaaagTTGCAACATTTGAGGAGCCGTTGCCATTTGGTCACTAAGGACACCAAGAAATACTCAAGTAAAAATAAGTACGGCGAAATTAACTCCGAAGATTATGATCACAAGACTAAGTTGATTGgtgttttgattttattacATGCTGAAAGAGACTTGGCATTGGCtgaaactttgaaattgagaGCTCGCCAAAGAGGaaagttaaagaaaagtgaAGGAAAGGTTCTGTCCACAAGGTTAAAGAAGGCTTGCAAGACTGCTGATAAATTGGTCAACGTCACTCAAAATGAACACCAATGGATAACCCGTGTGCAGTATTTATCCTTTGCCAAATTGACACATGCCGAATATCTAATTAATGGAAAAAGGTTTAAGAGAAAGGACAGTGCCAAAATTTCGAACAACTTAGCCCTCGTTTTCGCCGCATTGGAacatttaaaaaatctaaattTATTATCCGAAGAAGTCGTAGATAACATTGTTAATAAATACCAGTACTCCCTCAAGCAATACGCAGGAAATCTAATTACAACACCTGAAATAAATAACTTTATTGTTGAAAGAGTTCAATCCGATGAGAATAAAGACGATGAGCTAGTGAAATTGTTATTGGACAATGGATtcaatatgaaaaaaatcacaaCCTCCACTGAAGATCAAAAGGCTACCACTAACATAAACTGGAGGTCTTTCAACGCCAAGATAATGGATGCTGAAGTCGCTCAATTTTTGGAACAAGGTCTATCCATACACCCAACTCAGATTCCTCAATATACACAGAAGCTAtcaaaattggaaaaagcTTTAGACCGCCATGAATTTTACATTGCAAACCACGACGATCAAGACGACATAGATGAGATGGTTGAAAATAGTTCTGAGAACAACCAGATCATTTTAGCCTACattaaatataatattcttttgacTTCTATTTCTCGTGAGAGAGATTTGTTTGCTCATTTGTGGAACCAATGGCTGAAATTGAATACTTCAATACCATCGAAGttaacaaaatataaagaaatggaTCGTATTGTGAAAAATCTGGCAAAATATTTATCGGACATCATGGAACTACCTGGTGTTTATTCAGATGACGAGTTGCTAAGTCAATTAGACTTGTGTAAGCTATATTTCCAGCTATTTCTGAATACGGGCTGCCTAAGCGTTTTATATCAATCGAAGGGTAGATATATGGAAGCGTTAGCTCTATATGTGGACGCTTACCAAAGATTAGAAGACAAACTCTCTGAAATTGGAACTTTAGATGAAGTTTTACTTCCAGCGACtcttttgtctttgaatTCTATCCGAAGTCTACAAAAGAGAATCGAAAACGGTGGTAATAGTGTCATTACTCTCGCTGAAtatgaaaaaggaaatcatGGTGACAACCCGGGAAAATATGATTTGACagtaattgaaaaattggatagTAAAAAAGTAGTGCCAACGGACATACAGTTAAAGAATTTATTCCCTCTTAAACCAAAAATGCTACCCGTTCCTAGTAAACCAACACTTTTCGATTTAGCCTTCAACTACATAACGTATGATAAGCAAGAAACCCCAGAGCCCCACTTGAAAGACTCCGTCACGGAAACCGAGAGCGCCTCTCTAACACCAATTTCTAATGAGCAGATGAAAGGGGAACCTAGGAAGAAGCGTGGTTTCTTGGGCCTATTTGGTCGCTAA